In a genomic window of Halalkalicoccus sp. CG83:
- a CDS encoding dodecin → MVFKKVTLIGTSTESFDDAADNAIERAQNTLENVYWAEVDEFGVELKNVDEPEYQATLEVAFQVQD, encoded by the coding sequence ATGGTATTCAAGAAGGTCACGCTGATCGGGACGAGCACCGAGAGTTTCGACGACGCCGCCGACAACGCGATCGAGCGCGCCCAGAACACGCTCGAGAACGTCTACTGGGCGGAGGTCGACGAGTTCGGCGTCGAGCTGAAGAACGTCGACGAGCCCGAGTATCAGGCGACCCTCGAGGTCGCCTTCCAGGTCCAGGACTGA
- a CDS encoding polysaccharide deacetylase family protein yields the protein MKREERSRRAVLGIGAAALAGLAGCTAGNSAEETLGDREKNEPEDATADGETTDDGTTEDDEDEVVEPPEGGAVVFVYDDGPLEDYTQAFPVHQEFDAPATTGIVSEWIGREDYMDAGCMDVEHLEALVDAGWEIASHTVEHTAVGSFELVESAAPEDGSVYPEEIRHGYHRGKELEITDDDRTVRRTVVDYGSDGVGRYIELDEPLGESFAAGETVVRYPADQMHASLGESKRELERLGFEVDTLLAPYDNFDEYSMEFVGEYYDGVANAKHGSRINDRGEFDPYRTCRDYFIEFTSRESVRRDLDEIAERGALGVFGAHAFKEEVSRERIRETLEWIDERDIEVMTLREAIARFGDRHRS from the coding sequence ATGAAACGAGAGGAGCGGTCGAGACGGGCCGTACTCGGGATTGGCGCCGCGGCGCTCGCGGGTCTCGCCGGCTGTACCGCCGGGAACAGTGCCGAGGAGACGCTCGGCGACCGGGAGAAGAACGAGCCCGAAGACGCGACGGCGGACGGCGAAACGACCGATGACGGGACGACGGAGGACGACGAGGACGAGGTCGTCGAGCCGCCGGAGGGCGGTGCCGTCGTCTTCGTCTACGACGACGGGCCGCTGGAGGACTACACGCAGGCGTTTCCCGTCCACCAGGAGTTCGACGCGCCCGCGACGACGGGCATCGTCTCCGAGTGGATCGGCCGCGAGGACTACATGGACGCCGGCTGCATGGACGTCGAACATCTAGAAGCGCTGGTCGACGCCGGCTGGGAGATCGCCTCTCACACGGTCGAACACACCGCGGTGGGCAGTTTCGAGCTCGTCGAGAGCGCCGCCCCGGAGGACGGCTCCGTCTACCCGGAGGAGATCCGCCACGGCTACCACCGGGGGAAGGAACTCGAGATCACCGACGACGATCGAACGGTCCGCCGAACCGTCGTCGACTACGGAAGCGACGGCGTCGGCCGGTACATCGAGTTGGACGAGCCGCTCGGCGAGTCGTTCGCCGCGGGCGAGACCGTCGTTCGGTACCCCGCAGACCAGATGCACGCGTCGCTGGGAGAGTCGAAACGCGAACTCGAGCGACTGGGTTTCGAGGTCGATACGCTACTCGCCCCCTACGACAACTTCGACGAGTACTCGATGGAGTTCGTCGGAGAGTACTACGACGGCGTCGCGAACGCGAAACACGGATCGCGGATCAACGACCGGGGGGAGTTCGACCCCTACCGCACCTGTCGGGACTACTTCATCGAGTTCACCAGTCGCGAGTCGGTACGACGGGACCTCGACGAGATCGCCGAGCGCGGCGCGCTGGGCGTCTTCGGCGCACACGCGTTCAAAGAGGAGGTCTCGAGGGAACGCATCCGGGAGACGCTCGAGTGGATCGACGAGCGGGACATCGAGGTGATGACGCTTCGCGAGGCGATCGCGCGCTTCGGCGACCGGCATCGGTCGTGA
- a CDS encoding ABC transporter substrate-binding protein, with translation MTAVGGPIDRRTFIAGAAGVAAGNAGCLGQFQASVDRDTPEQVSLALKTVPTDEDGIPVRIARHLSENLERAGIDASVQPVTTEQLLRDVLINHDFDLYVGQHPGFFDPDYLYGFLHSRFIEEEGWQNPFGYANVSEVDELLTEQRYASDRIALLEELRRVLLEELPLSVVAYPDEPRAIREDRYSGWAYRSLERPLGYLSLEAHEEASRDGVREANTLYMGITDRRVTRNRNPFAVEFRHRGIITGLLYDPLGQPIEGSIEPWLARDWQWDDSGPTIRLHLRDGLTWHDGEALTAADVAFTYRFLADTTMTDDDPVIPAPRFRSRSSLVESVEVTGNREVEISLVASREEVGLRALTVPIVPMHVWEQQTELTSITGVDRNNVTEALIWDNPEPVGSGALRYADAVVDERLELERFDDHFLMREEVADVLSPFAGGPSYERILFLYSPSQANLIELVQTGNLDATTAGLTATEIPRADQASNVSLRVESTSAHYHVGFNARNAPLSNPRFRLAVGRLIDREYLRTEVFDGFATPALSPLGPRSAVENGWRPSSEQGFAGQSGTATIDEETAYELFREAGYTYNEENELVAQQ, from the coding sequence GTGACGGCAGTAGGGGGACCGATCGACCGCCGGACGTTTATCGCCGGTGCCGCCGGAGTAGCCGCCGGCAATGCCGGCTGTCTCGGTCAGTTCCAGGCGTCAGTCGACCGCGATACCCCCGAACAGGTGTCGCTGGCGTTGAAGACGGTCCCCACCGACGAGGACGGCATCCCCGTCCGGATCGCCCGACATCTCTCGGAGAACCTGGAGCGGGCGGGGATCGACGCCAGCGTTCAGCCGGTGACGACCGAACAGCTTCTCAGGGACGTCCTGATCAACCACGACTTCGATCTGTACGTCGGTCAACACCCTGGCTTCTTCGATCCCGACTACCTCTACGGCTTCCTCCACTCGCGGTTCATCGAGGAGGAGGGCTGGCAGAACCCGTTCGGCTACGCGAACGTCTCGGAGGTCGACGAACTGCTCACCGAACAGCGTTACGCGAGCGACCGTATCGCGCTTCTCGAGGAGCTCCGCCGGGTGTTGCTCGAGGAGCTTCCGCTCTCGGTCGTCGCCTACCCCGACGAGCCCCGGGCGATCCGCGAGGATCGCTACTCGGGGTGGGCATACCGATCGCTCGAACGACCGCTCGGCTACCTCTCGCTAGAGGCCCACGAGGAGGCGAGCCGCGACGGAGTTCGCGAGGCCAATACGCTGTACATGGGTATCACCGACCGCCGAGTCACCCGGAACCGGAACCCCTTCGCAGTCGAGTTTCGCCACCGCGGCATCATCACCGGTCTGCTGTACGATCCGCTCGGACAGCCGATCGAGGGTTCGATCGAGCCGTGGTTGGCCCGGGACTGGCAGTGGGACGACTCGGGACCGACGATCAGGCTGCACCTCCGGGACGGCCTGACGTGGCACGACGGCGAGGCGCTCACCGCGGCGGACGTCGCGTTCACCTATCGCTTCCTCGCGGACACGACGATGACCGACGACGATCCGGTCATCCCGGCCCCTCGGTTCCGAAGTCGGAGTTCGCTCGTAGAGAGCGTCGAGGTCACCGGCAATCGCGAGGTCGAGATCAGCCTCGTCGCCTCCCGGGAGGAGGTCGGCCTACGGGCGCTGACCGTCCCGATCGTCCCCATGCACGTCTGGGAGCAGCAGACGGAGCTCACCTCGATCACCGGCGTCGACCGGAACAACGTGACCGAGGCGCTGATCTGGGACAACCCCGAGCCGGTCGGCTCCGGAGCGCTCCGGTACGCCGACGCCGTCGTCGACGAGCGCCTCGAACTCGAACGGTTCGACGACCACTTCCTGATGCGCGAGGAGGTCGCCGACGTGCTGTCGCCGTTCGCCGGCGGCCCGTCCTACGAACGGATCCTGTTCCTCTACTCGCCCTCGCAGGCGAACCTGATCGAACTGGTGCAGACCGGCAACCTCGACGCGACCACCGCCGGCCTGACGGCGACCGAGATCCCGCGGGCCGACCAGGCGTCGAACGTCTCGCTGCGGGTCGAGAGCACGAGCGCGCACTACCACGTCGGGTTCAACGCCCGGAACGCGCCGCTCAGCAACCCCCGGTTCCGACTGGCGGTCGGACGCCTCATCGATCGAGAGTACCTCCGCACGGAGGTCTTCGACGGTTTCGCGACCCCGGCGCTCTCCCCGCTGGGTCCGCGCTCAGCGGTAGAGAACGGCTGGCGACCCAGCAGCGAACAGGGGTTCGCCGGTCAGAGCGGCACCGCCACGATCGACGAGGAGACCGCCTACGAGCTGTTTCGCGAGGCGGGCTACACGTACAACGAGGAGAACGAGCTCGTAGCACAGCAGTGA
- a CDS encoding phosphatase PAP2 family protein has translation MSLLLVLATVIVVVSVLLVAGSVVCLDRRALRELRNELRPRLRLAAPALALLAAVLVLNSLTRRAAQQLSWLIGFEITAAIYRIEGDFVATFQAFETPALTLYFSSIYVYGYVFLLVFPLLAYLALSDQRRLHELAIAYAANYGLGLVCYLLFIAYGPRNLDVAEQLMYNVYPQSRLLTSAVNTNTNVFPSLHTSLSVTAMLFAWHTREAYPRWLVMASVLGVSVVTATMYLGIHWATDVVAGTVLGTVSYLIGIRTADRWRELVTAPRLNGRLRHRFGRSREDR, from the coding sequence ATGAGTCTCCTCCTCGTACTCGCGACGGTGATCGTGGTCGTGAGCGTCCTGCTCGTCGCCGGTTCGGTCGTCTGTCTCGACCGCCGGGCGCTGCGCGAACTCAGAAACGAGCTCCGTCCCCGGTTGCGCCTCGCCGCCCCGGCGCTCGCGCTGCTCGCCGCGGTCCTCGTGCTCAACAGCCTCACCCGCCGGGCGGCCCAGCAGCTCTCGTGGCTCATCGGTTTCGAGATAACGGCCGCCATCTACCGCATCGAGGGCGACTTCGTCGCCACCTTCCAGGCGTTCGAGACCCCCGCACTAACGCTGTATTTCTCGTCCATCTACGTCTACGGCTACGTCTTCCTGCTGGTCTTCCCGCTGCTCGCGTATCTCGCGCTCAGCGATCAGCGTCGGCTCCACGAGCTCGCGATCGCCTACGCAGCGAACTACGGGCTCGGGCTGGTCTGTTACCTGCTCTTCATCGCCTACGGTCCGCGTAACCTCGACGTCGCCGAACAGCTGATGTACAACGTCTACCCCCAGTCCCGGCTGCTCACCAGCGCGGTCAACACGAACACGAACGTCTTCCCGTCGCTCCACACCTCGCTCTCGGTGACCGCGATGCTGTTCGCGTGGCACACCCGCGAAGCCTATCCTCGATGGCTCGTCATGGCGAGCGTCCTCGGCGTCAGCGTCGTGACGGCAACGATGTACCTCGGCATCCACTGGGCGACCGACGTCGTCGCGGGGACGGTGCTCGGAACCGTCAGCTACCTGATCGGGATCCGCACTGCCGACCGCTGGCGCGAACTCGTCACGGCGCCGCGGCTGAACGGCAGGCTCCGCCACCGCTTCGGACGCTCCCGTGAGGATCGGTGA
- a CDS encoding DUF5816 domain-containing protein, whose translation METISTPEGTLYVARDEAERGSEAPFYVAYRSEKRQNRWGYVCGNCDGLDIAMDPMGRVVCNDCPNQRKPTEWDAAHE comes from the coding sequence ATGGAGACGATCTCGACCCCGGAGGGGACGCTGTACGTCGCTCGCGACGAGGCCGAGCGCGGATCCGAGGCTCCCTTTTACGTCGCCTATCGCAGCGAGAAGCGCCAGAACCGCTGGGGGTACGTCTGTGGCAACTGCGACGGACTCGACATCGCGATGGACCCGATGGGCCGCGTCGTCTGCAACGACTGTCCGAACCAGCGCAAGCCTACCGAGTGGGACGCGGCCCACGAGTGA
- a CDS encoding DUF7116 family protein, which translates to MGTVSTPPVEQARSIFNDLGYTVSGDGPEFRAEREWKVVHVSAVGEPEETPESGALRCFVTYVETAETLERQLTRLEPDYEWAIISVDDDEYDVVRAPPTLA; encoded by the coding sequence ATGGGTACTGTTAGCACACCTCCCGTCGAGCAGGCCCGGTCGATCTTCAACGACCTCGGCTACACCGTCTCCGGCGACGGTCCCGAGTTCCGCGCCGAACGCGAGTGGAAGGTAGTCCACGTCAGTGCGGTGGGCGAACCGGAGGAGACGCCCGAGTCGGGGGCGCTTCGTTGTTTCGTGACATACGTCGAGACCGCGGAGACGCTCGAACGCCAGCTTACGCGACTGGAACCCGACTACGAGTGGGCGATCATCTCCGTCGACGACGACGAGTACGACGTCGTCCGTGCGCCGCCGACGCTCGCCTGA